One region of Oryza sativa Japonica Group chromosome 5, ASM3414082v1 genomic DNA includes:
- the LOC107275825 gene encoding GRAS family protein TF80, translating to MAVEIPRLALGGGGGGAGGERLPAAGEDSAPAATNAGKRPVVGLGFGSSLAAMAAAAAAGIQPDAFALGGPAEYPAGDGERDVLMVSFLRSIAAFLADGTCQMQVNDGLSCVVDLAGGDADGGGVGEGRSAQRLASAFAEALALRFILPCDGVCRSLHLTRAPPPPAVSAARQGFRAMCPFVRLAAAAANLSIAEVMEAERAVVHVVDLGGGVDANQWVELVRLVAARPGGPPGLLRLTVVNESEDFLSAVAAYVAAEAQRLDLSLQFHPVLSSIEELSATATGSIGSRLVVIPGQPLAVVANLQIHRLLAFPDYVDGVASRRPAAEQSGSSQHTMTTATKTKADALLRAIRDLNPKLVVLTENEADHNVAELGARVWNALNYYAALFDALEASSTPPAAVPPHERACVERWVLGEEIKDIVVREGTGRRERHETLGRWAERMVAAGFSPVTAARALASTETLAQQMVAAGGGGAGAGVLRAAHGGGCFPVICWCDVPVFSVSTWTARRVLVPAPPLWPPAAAGGAGPSGSGYGGDGPSTASSSAAMWWVG from the coding sequence ATGGCGGTGGAGATCCCGAGGCTAGCCctgggtggaggaggagggggagcgggAGGAGAGCGGCTaccggcggccggggaggattcggcgccggcggccaccaaCGCGGGGAAGCGCCCGGTGGTCGGGCTCGGGTTCGGGTCCTCcttggcggccatggcggcggcggcggcggcggggatccAGCCCGACGCGTTCGCCCTAGGTGGCCCGGCGGAGTAccccgccggcgacggggaGCGGGACGTTCTGATGGTGAGCTTCCTGCGTTCCATCGCGGCGTTCCTGGCCGACGGGACGTGCCAGATGCAGGTCAACGACGGGCTGAGCTgcgtcgtcgacctcgccggcggggacgccgacggcggcggcgtcggcgaggggaggtcggcgcagcggctggcgtCCGCGTTCGCCGAGGCGCTCGCGCTGCGCTTCATCCTGCCGTGCGACGGGGTGTGCCGCTCGCTCCACCTCACgcgggccccgccgccgccggccgtctccgccgcgcgccAGGGGTTCCGCGCGATGTGCCCGTtcgtccgcctcgccgccgccgcggccaaccTGTCCATCGCCGAGGTGATGGAGGCCGAGCGGGCGGTCGTCCACGTCgtcgacctcggcggcggcgtcgacgccaACCAGTGGGTGGAGCTCgtccgcctcgtcgccgcgcgccCCGGCGGCCCGCCGGGCCTGCTCCGCCTGACCGTCGTCAACGAGTCGGAGGActtcctctccgccgtcgccgcgtacGTCGCCGCGGAGGCCCAGCGCCTCGACCTCAGCCTCCAGTTCCATCCGGTGCTATCCAGCATCGAGGagctctccgccaccgccaccggatCAATCGGATCCCGCCTCGTCGTCATCCCCGGCCagcccctcgccgtcgtcgccaaccTCCagatccaccgcctcctcgccttCCCCGACTACGTGGACGGCGTCGCGagcaggaggccggcggcggagcaatCCGGATCCAGCCAGCatacgatgacgacggcgacgaagacGAAGGCGGACGCGCTCCTCCGCGCCATCCGCGACCTGAACCCGAAGCTGGTGGTCCTGACGGAGAACGAGGCCGACCACAACGTCGCGGAGCTCGGGGCGCGCGTCTGGAACGCGCTCAACTACTACGCGGCGCTGTTCGACGCCCTGGAGGCGAGCTCCACCCCGCCGGcggccgtgccgccgcacgAACGCGCGTGCGTCGAGCGGTGGGTGCTCGGCGAGGAGATCAAGGACATCGTCGTCCGTGAGGGCAcggggcggcgggagaggcACGAGACGCTGGGGCGCTGGGCGGAGcggatggtcgccgccggcttctCCCCCGTGACGGCGGCCAGGGCGCTGGCGAGCACGGAGACGCTCGCGCAGcagatggtggcggcgggcgggggcggTGCCGGCGCCGGGGTGCTCagggcggcgcacggcggcgggtgCTTCCCCGTGATCTGCTGGTGCGACGTGCCCGTCTTCTCGGTCTCGACGTGGACCGCGAGGAGGGTCCTTGTGCCGGCGCCACCGCtgtggccaccggcggcggctggtggtgCTGGTCCATCGGGCTCAGgctacggcggcgacggcccatcgacggcgagctcgtcggcggcaaTGTGGTGGGTCGGATGA